In Lotus japonicus ecotype B-129 chromosome 5, LjGifu_v1.2, one genomic interval encodes:
- the LOC130721258 gene encoding uncharacterized protein LOC130721258, giving the protein MSGGVGPTGCDISLPKEQEIEHKEQQDSNKSLKNPQKPTRKAGFFSFRQLNCLALVIVLSASGLVSVEDFGFVVFSMIYMYFMSKIAFPLHPNSREPSVFNPQNKLLGLYVLIGAIIGLYAPIAYILEGIFEGDKEGIKAAAPHVFLLASQVFMEGIAFSDGFSLPIRAFVPILYNSTRIFTILEWVKTEIYKSTSDEHSGSYRRMYAGRALAVANMAFWCFNLFGFLLPVYLPKAFKLYYSVHKEKE; this is encoded by the coding sequence ATGTCAGGTGGGGTTGGTCCAACTGGGTGTGACATTAGTCTCCCAAAAGAACAAGAAATTGAGCACAAAGAACAGCAAGACAGCAACAAATCACTCAAGAATCCCCAAAAGCCAACACGAAAAGCTGGTTTTTTCTCATTCCGCCAGCTGAATTGCCTAGCCTTGGTGATTGTCTTATCAGCAAGTGGCTTGGTAAGTGTTGAAGATTTCGGCTTTGTGGTTTTCTCCATGATTTACATGTACTTCATGTCCAAGATAGCTTTCCCTCTTCACCCAAATTCAAGAGAACCCTCTGTTTTCAACCCACAAAACAAGCTCCTAGGCCTTTATGTCCTCATAGGAGCCATCATTGGACTCTATGCCCCAATTGCATACATCTTAGAGGGGATTTTTGAGGGTGACAAAGAAGGGATCAAAGCAGCAGCACCACATGTTTTTCTATTAGCTAGTCAAGTTTTCATGGAGGGGATTGCATTTTCTGATGGGTTCTCATTGCCAATAAGAGCTTTTGTGCCTATCTTGTACAACTCAACAAGGATTTTCACTATTTTGGAATGGGTTAAGACAGAGATCTACAAGAGTACTAGTGATGAGCACAGTGGGTCTTATAGGAGGATGTATGCTGGGAGAGCACTTGCAGTGGCTAACATGGCATTCTGGTGTTTCAATTTGTTTGGGTTCCTGTTACCTGTTTATCTTCCTAAAGCTTTTAAGTTGTATTACTCTGTCCATAAAGAGAAGGAATGA
- the LOC130717959 gene encoding uncharacterized protein LOC130717959, giving the protein MPVAQPTAASGTLDVMKTEDGKDSVDTLVKQANGLEPVLYYPRIGESSVQWLQFLQALEQPEPIWPLLSVVTKVQLRKCEKCSREFCSPINYRRHLRIDHRLKKLDKDSINNRDLLGEYWDKLSVEEAMEVVSFEDMLLEEVPGSSILKGVANLRRQAFSSLPQNYMRAGFSLLDMVQSNPSSFPISSQELFSILDDASEETFLCGTAVSVQRFMFDGEAGKIVLEPRNLIACTSFLLEQKLVKACLAYKEAEALRLQQLLVDEEEAAQKRQAEILERKRKKKLRQKEQKARERLEDDMKIDGNISSTGEDMSPAEASLAAFDFEAHNPDIPADHDSSTHVTYQCPDTTEGVDGETQPGNDYDPDQIIEQQTSQGHNRLLPMTARQQELPKSQAPVANGLCASQNSQMSKLGAIQKYGTNCDQNAAPIVNGGEVVSLKPEPKTTGVVSEARLHKEPYVRKNHEVLIGSVSVTLANCSQSEGSLVPSRGVCPAENLAKQNTAQEKPIKLDCFQGGEGSLANCSQSEGTLVASRGVCPAENLAKQNTAQEKPIKLDCFQGGEGSLANCSQSEGTLVASRGVCPAENLAKQNTAQEKPIKLDCFQGGEGSLTPVNQHESKGPLPPQNGGAIAEVVDGKDGQNSLTLCNIDDNGLKSKFSQTGAKGDRERLQFSSHAARAFLDQRWKEAISSDHVKLVLSPDTTSQHNQDCEVAPCLPANTEKPLPAASGGPKSKHRKKPGKEMKTKYIPKQKPTAA; this is encoded by the exons ATGCCAGTTGCGCAACCTACTGCTGCCTCTGGCACTCTCGATGTCATGAAAACAGAAGATGGAAAAGATTCTGTTGATACTTTAGTCAAACAAGCAAATGGATTGGAGCCTGTCCTTTACTATCCCAGGATCGGTGAGAGCTCAGTACAATGGCTGCAATTTCTTCAAGCTCTAGAACAGCCAG AACCAATATGGCCTTTGTTATCTGTTGTGACAAAAGTTCAGTTACGGAAGTGCGAGAAGTGTTCTCGAGAGTTTTGCTCTCCCATTAACTATAGAAGACATCTGCGGATAGACCATCGGTTGAAAAAGCTGGATAAG GACTCTATAAACAATAGGGATCTTTTGGGGGAATATTGGGATAAG CTCTCTGTGGAAGAGGCAATGGAAGTTGTGTCATTCGAGGATATGTTGCTGGAG GAAGTTCCAGGGTCTTCAATTTTAAAAGGTGTGGCAAATCTTAGAAGACAAGCATTTTCTTCTCTTCCACAAAATTATATGAGGGCTGGTTTTTCCCTTTTG GATATGGTTCAATCCAATCCTTCTAGTTTTCCTATATCTTCTCAAGAGTTGTTCAGTATCCTCGACGATGCCAGTGAAGAAACATTTTTATGTGGAACAGCAGTGTCAGTGCAAAGATTTATGTTTGATGGAGAGGCTGGAAAGATTGTCCTTGAACCAAGAAACCTGATTGCTTGCACAAGTTTCTTGCTAGAGCAGAAATTG GTGAAGGCATGTCTTGCTTACAAGGAGGCTGAAGCATTGAGATTGCAGCAGCTGCTGGTGGATGAGGAGGAAGCTGCTCAGAAAAG ACAAGCCGAGATTTTAGAGAGGAAGCGCAAGAAGAAGCTTAGACAGAAAGAACAGAAGGCTAGGGAACGACTTGAAGATGACATGAAAATTGACGGAAACATCAGCAGCACAGGAGAGGATATGTCGCCAGCAGAAGCATCTTTGGCTGCATTTGACTTTGAAGCACATAATCCAGATATACCTGCTGATCACGATTCTTCAACACATGTAACTTACCAATGCCCAGACACTACTGAAGGTGTAGACGGGGAAACACAGCCAGGGAATGATTATGACCCTGATCAGATTATAGAGCAACAAACATCACAAGGACATAATCGCCTGCTTCCAATGACTGCCAGACAGCAAGAGCTGCCTAAATCACAGGCGCCTGTAGCCAATGGTTTGTGTGCTAGCCAGAATTCTCAAATGTCAAAGCTTGGAGCCATTCAAAAATATGGAACCAACTGTGATCAGAATGCAGCTCCTATAGTTAACGGTGGTGAAGTTGTGAGCTTGAAGCCTGAACCAAAAACTACTGGGGTGGTTTCAGAAGCCAGGCTGCATAAAGAACCATATGTAAGAAAGAATCATGAAGTTCTGATTGGTTCTGTATCTGTAACACTGGCCAATTGCAGCCAGTCAGAGGGGAGTCTTGTGCCATCTCGAGGGGTCTGCCCGGCAGAGAATCTGGCGAAGCAGAATACTGCTCAGGAGAAGCCAATAAAACTTGATTGCTTCCAGGGAGGCGAGGGCAGTTTGGCCAATTGCAGCCAGTCAGAGGGGACTCTTGTGGCATCTCGAGGGGTCTGCCCGGCAGAGAATCTGGCGAAGCAGAATACTGCTCAGGAGAAGCCAATTAAACTTGATTGCTTCCAGGGAGGCGAGGGCAGTTTGGCCAATTGCAGCCAGTCAGAGGGGACTCTTGTGGCATCTCGAGGGGTCTGCCCGGCAGAGAATCTGGCGAAGCAGAATACTGCTCAGGAGAAGCCAATAAAACTTGATTGCTTCCAGGGAGGCGAGGGCAGTTTAACACCGGTTAATCAGCATGAAAGTAAAGGTCCACTGCCACCTCAAAATGGTGGGGCAATAGCTGAGGTAGTAGATGGAAAAGACGGTCAGAACAGTTTAACATTGTGTAATATAGATGATAATGGTTTGAAGAGCAAGTTTTCCCAAACTGGGGCTAAAGGGGATCGGGAAAGGTTACAGTTCTCCAGCCATGCTGCAAGAGCTTTTCTTGATCAAA GATGGAAAGAAGCCATCTCATCAGACCATGTGAAACTGGTCCTTTCTCCAGATACTACATCTCAGCACAACCAGGATTGCGAAGTAGCACCATGCCTTCCTGCAAATACGGAGAAACCGTTGCCTGCAGCTTCTGGAGGTCCTAAATCCAAACACAGAAAGAAGCCTGGGAAGGAAATGAAGACAAAGTACATTCCCAAGCAAAAACCAACAGCAGCATAG